One Helianthus annuus cultivar XRQ/B chromosome 7, HanXRQr2.0-SUNRISE, whole genome shotgun sequence genomic region harbors:
- the LOC110869263 gene encoding calcium-dependent protein kinase 17 has product MDVAKNENESSSKLCNCYKVENLTETILKTDETSNLKDRYILGAQLGWGQFGVIRECSDKLTGELLACKSISKNRLVTDEDVRSIKLEIEIMTRLSGHPNVVDLKAVYEEEGYVHLVMELCAGGELFHQLEQQGRFSESEARVLFRELMQVVRFCHDKGVVHRDLKPENILLATKASSSQIKLADFGLATYIKPGQRLHGTVGSPFYIAPEVLAGGYNQAADVWSAGVILYILLSGKPPFWGKTKSRIFDAVRAANLRFQSDPWNGISDSAKELIRGMLDTDPSVRLTAQQVLDHAWTNGTNVIAKSLPNRGESELAGSSSSASLFMARNDDISFGLGSPIICETFSCKSSFSSFLVEPVTPFVNSCGFSFRSSGGSSNAPLDFCTPIHSVHSFTFFGLGQETETSPVVSVSDQETREAKEQKAVEVKRGGGSRIWVSYNKRNRTIGLGEFEPLDVVVAESVIRWVSCTHLSTALRSDFVC; this is encoded by the exons ATGGATGTTGCCAAGAATGAAAATGAATCATCTTCCAAACTCTGCAACTGTTACAAAGTTGAGAACTTGACAGAAACCATATTAAAAACCGACGAAACATCGAATTTAAAAGATCGGTACATTCTCGGAGCTCAATTGGGATGGGGACAGTTTGGTGTAATCAGAGAATGctcggataaattaaccggtgaactACTCGCTTGTAAATCGATTTCAAAAAACCGACTAGTGACTGATGAAGATGTAAGAAGCATAAAACTCGAGATTGAGATAATGACAAGGCTATCGGGGCATCCAAATGTTGTCGATCTCAAAGCAGTGTACGAGGAAGAGGGTTATGTTCATTTAGTTATGGAGTTGTGTGCGGGTGGTGAGCTTTTTCATCAGTTGGAACAACAAGGAAGGTTTTCGGAGTCGGAAGCAAGAGTTTTGTTTAGGGAGTTGATGCAAGTAGTGAGGTTTTGTCATGATAAAGGTGTTGTTCATAGAGATTTGAAGCCCGAAAATATTCTTTTAGCGACGAAAGCTTCCTCGTCGCAGATAAAGTTGGCGGATTTTGGTCTTGCTACTTATATTAAGCCCG GTCAAAGGTTACATGGAACCGTCGGGAGTCCGTTTTATATAGCTCCGGAGGTGCTTGCCGGCGGTTACAACCAGGCAGCCGATGTTTGGAGTGCAGGTGTCATTTTGTACATTCTTCTTAGCGGTAAACCGCCGTTTTGGGGGAAAACTAAATCCCGAATATTCGATGCTGTTCGAGCCGCGAATTTGCGATTCCAGTCGGATCCCTGGAATGGAATTTCGGATTCCGCTAAGGAGTTGATCCGAGGAATGCTCGATACGGATCCTTCCGTTCGGTTAACCGCTCAGCAAGTTCTTG ATCATGCATGGACTAACGGTACGAATGTGATCGCTAAATCGTTGCCAAATCGTGGAGAATCCGAGCTAGCGGGAAGCTCGTCGTCGGCTTCGTTATTCATGGCCCGGAATGATGACATCAGTTTCGGGCTGGGCTCACCGATTATCTGCGAAACCTTCAGTTGCAAGTCGTCTTTTTCTTCGTTCCTTGTGGAGCCAGTGACGCCTTTCGTGAACTCTTGCGGGTTCTCATTTCGTAGCAGTGGCGGGTCGTCAAACGCGCCTCTCGACTTCTGCACACCGATCCACTCGGTTCACAGTTTTACGTTCTTTGGGCTCGGGCAGGAGACTGAAACCAGTCCTGTTGTAAGCGTATCGGACCAGGAGACGAGAGAAGCGAAAGAGCAGAAAGCGGTTGAGGTGAAAAGGGGAGGTGGGTCTAGAATATGGGTGAGTTATAACAAGCGGAACAGGACGATTGGACTCGGAGAGTTTGAGCCGTTGGATGTGGTGGTTGCGGAATCGGTTATCCGTTGGGTGTCGTGCACGCATCTATCGACGGCTTTGCGGTCGGATTTTGTTTGTTGA
- the LOC110869264 gene encoding dehydration-responsive element-binding protein 1D: MTTFIHFNSSLSAENTPSESCSSSDSSTAAAFSDEEVNLASQNPKKRAGRKKFRETRHPVYRGVRRRDSGKWVCEVREPNKKTRVWLGSYPTADMAARAHDVAALAMRGRSACLNFADSVWRLPVPKSSNVKDIQKAAVKAAEGFGVEDGVVERVEKNELPKNELPKNEVPKKVVYLDEEAVFCLPRFFDIMAEGMMVPPPRMGGYDTCQDDLEFCSDVSLWSF, encoded by the exons atgaccACTTTTATCCACTTCAACTCTTCACTCTCAGCCGAAAACACTCCATCCGAATCTTGTTCAAGTTCGGATTCCAGCACGGCCGCCGCTTTTTCGGACGAGGAAGTCAATCTGGCTTCACAAAACCCGAAAAAGCGGGCTGGCCGAAAAAAGTTCCGGGAGACACGTCACCCGGTGTACCGAGGAGTCCGAAGGCGGGACTCGGGCAAGTGGGTGTGTGAGGTCAGAGAGCCGAATAAAAAGACAAGAGTGTGGTTGGGATCATATCCGACTGCTGACATGGCGGCCAGGGCGCATGATGTGGCGGCTTTGGCCATGCGGGGTCGGTCCGCGTGTTTGAATTTTGCTGACTCGGTTTGGCGGCTGCCTGTGCCGAAATCTAGTAATGTGAAGGATATTCAAAAGGCCGCGGTGAAGGCCGCCGAGGGGTTTGGGGTTGAGGATGGTGTGGTGGAGAGGGTGGAAAAAAATGAGTTGCCGAAAAATGAGTTGCCGAAAAATGAGGTGCCGAAAAAAGTGGTTTATTTGGATGAGGAGGCTGTTTTTTGTTTGCCGAGATTTTTTGATATT atggctGAGGGAATGATGGTTCCGCCACCTCGGATGGGTGGATATGACACTTGTCAGGATGACTTGGAATTTTGTTCTGACGTGTCATTATGGAGTTTCTGA
- the LOC110869260 gene encoding pentatricopeptide repeat-containing protein At2g22410, mitochondrial, with the protein MEKLIFVKHLHARLIRTHLHTDPSSIFPVIQSYSLLSNNLHRTHFVFDQIQRPTLPIWNIVIRCFSQSNQPAFALQLFDEMRERGLNGNNLTSIHVLKACCRVQDVGFGGKVHAHIYKMGFVSYLYVCNSLIHMYGSCGQLDCAKKVFDEMPERDLVSWNSVICAYSQCNRFKEVLSLFDRLRDAGLIPDSVTMVKVLLGCINIGDKSIAESMVKYIKDNNIAIDVYLGNTLIDLHGRYGSVVLAREVFDQMNERNIVSWNAMISGYVKAGDLIQARKLFDLMPKRDVVSWTTMITGYSQSGRFSDSLSLFLDMMKTNIKPDEITIASVLSACARLGSIDTGKSIHDYIRKNNVKQDLYVGNALIDMYCKCGSTENALKVFDKMPIKDSVSWTSVISGLAVNGNAIYALELFSTMLTENVQPTHGTFVGILLACAHAGMVDKGLEYFESMKRDYKLKPQMKHYGCVVDMLSRSGKVDRAYEFMLQMPIAPDVIIWRILLGNCKLQGNMVLAEIASNKLLELDPCNSGNYVLSSNVYAGAERWDDAMKMRTLLNDGDVLKPTGWSSLHPNN; encoded by the coding sequence ATGGAGAAATTGATATTCGTTAAACACCTTCACGCTCGGTTGATCAGAACTCATCTTCACACTGACCCATCATCGATATTTCCCGTAATCCAATCATATTCACTTCTTTCAAACAATCTGCACAGAACCCATTTCGTATTCGATCAAATTCAAAGACCCACGTTGCCAATTTGGAACATTGTGATACGATGCTTCTCACAGAGCAATCAACCTGCTTTTGCACTCCAACTGTTTGACGAAATGCGTGAACGAGGATTAAACGGAAATAACCTGACTTCAATACACGTTTTGAAGGCTTGTTGTCGGGTTCAAGATGTTGGGTTTGGAGGGAAAGTTCACGCTCATATTTATAAGATGGGTTTTGTATCATATCTTTATGTCTGTAATTCTTTGATTCATATGTATGGTTCTTGTGGACAGTTGGATTGTGCGAAgaaggtgttcgatgaaatgcctgaGAGAGATTTAGTTTCTTGGAATTCAGTTATTTGTGCGTATAGTCAATGTAACAGGTTTAAAGAGGTTTTGAGTCTTTTTGATCGCTTGCGTGACGCTGGTTTGATCCCTGATTCGGTAACAATGGTGAAGGTTTTATTAGGATGTATCAACATAGGTGACAAGAGTATTGCAGAGTCTATGGTTAAATACATTAAAGATAATAACATTGCGATTGATGTTTACCTTGGAAACACGTTAATCGATTTACATGGACGGTATGGTTCGGTGGTGTTGGCAAGAGAAGTGTTTGATCAAATGAACGAGCGAAATATAGTTTCGTGGAACGCTATGATCTCGGGTTATGTTAAAGCGGGTGACTTGATTCAAGCGAGAAAACTATTCGATTTAATGCCAAAACGGGATGTCGTTTCGTGGACGACTATGATCACTGGCTACTCTCAAAGTGGTCGGTTTTCTGATTCGCTGAGTCTCTTTCTTGACATGATGAAAACGAATATCAAACCCGATGAAATCACGATCGCTAGCGTGCTCTCCGCTTGTGCGCGTTTAGGATCAATCGACACGGGCAAATCTATACACGACTACATCCGTAAAAACAACGTAAAACAGGACTTATACGTCGGGAACGCTTTAATCGATATGTATTGCAAATGTGGTTCAACCGAGAACGCACTtaaagtgtttgataaaatgccgaTAAAGGATTCGGTTTCCTGGACTTCGGTCATTTCCGGGCTCGCGGTGAACGGAAATGCCATTTACGCGCTCGAGCTGTTCTCAACGATGTTAACGGAGAACGTGCAGCCAACTCATGGAACGTTCGTAGGGATATTACTTGCGTGTGCGCATGCTGGTATGGTAGATAAAGGGTTGGAGTATTTCGAAAGCATGAAACGCGATTATAAACTAAAACCGCAAATGAAGCATTACGGATGTGTCGTTGATATGTTAAGCCGATCGGGGAAGGTTGATAGAGCATACGAGTTTATGCTACAAATGCCGATAGCCCCGGATGTGATAATATGGAGGATATTATTGGGTAATTGTAAGCTTCAAGGAAACATGGTTCTAGCTGAAATTGCAAGTAACAAGCTACTTGAGTTAGATCCTTGTAATAGCGGGAATTATGTTTTGTCGTCGAACGTTTATGCTGGTGCGGAGCGATGGGACGATGCTATGAAAATGCGAACGTTGTTGAACGACGGGGATGTGTTGAAACCGACTGGGTGGAGTTCTTTGCATCCAAACAACTGA
- the LOC110867251 gene encoding uncharacterized protein LOC110867251 has product MVELMKAKRVLAIADALSFYCALALVALMLTGAFRDDQNFSYSLSTKEGVGGDRLPVMNIRPCDEIYVVGEGETLHTISDKCGDPFIVERNPHIHDPDDVFPGLVIKITPSSSRIQ; this is encoded by the coding sequence ATGGTTGAGTTGATGAAAGCTAAAAGAGTGCTAGCAATAGCGGATGCTCTTTCTTTTTATTGTGCGCTCGCACTAGTCGCACTTATGCTTACCGGCGCGTTTAGAGATGATCAAAATTTTAGTTATTCGCTTAGCACGAAGGAGGGTGTGGGGGGAGACAGGCTGCCGGTGATGAATATACGGCCGTGTGACGAGATATATGTGGTGGGAGAAGGGGAAACACTTCACACCATAAGCGACAAGTGTGGCGACCCGTTTATAGTCGAAAGAAACCCGCATATTCATGACCCGGATGATGTTTTCCCTGGTCTCGTCATCAAGATCACCCCTTCTTCTTCTCGTATACAATAA
- the LOC110869262 gene encoding sorbitol dehydrogenase has translation MGKGGKSEGGEEENMAAWLVAINTLKIQPFNLPPLGPHDVKVRMKAVGICGSDVHYLKTLRCADFIVKEPMVIGHECAGVIEEVGSEVKDLVVGDRVALEPGISCWRCTHCKQGRYNLCPDMKFFATPPVHGSLANQVVHPADLCFKLPDNVSLEEGAMCEPLSVGVHACRRAEIGPETNVLVMGAGPIGLVTMLAARAFGAPRIVIVDVEDSRLAVAKELGADEIIKVSTNIQDVEEEVGLIQKAMGGGVDVSFDCAGFNKTMTTALTATRPGGKVCLVGMGHHEMTVPLTPAAAREVDVVGIFRYKNTWPLCLEFLRSGKIDVKPLITHRYGFSQKEVEEAFETSARGGNAIKVMFNL, from the exons ATGGGTAAAGGAGGAAAGAGTGAGGGTGGAGAAGAAGAAAACATGGCTGCTTGGCTTGTTGCTATCAACACCCTCAAGATCCAACCCTTCAACCTTCCCCCTCTTG GGCCGCATGATGTTAAAGTAAGGATGAAAGCTGTGGGTATTTGCGGTAGTGATGTTCACTATCTCAAG ACTCTAAGATGTGCAGATTTTATAGTGAAAGAACCAATGGTTATCGGGCACGAGTGTGCCGGGGTGATAGAAGAAGTCGGTAGTGAAGTGAAAGATCTAGTGGTCGGTGATCGCGTAGCACTTGAACCCGGGATCAGCTGCTGGCGATGCACACACTGCAAACAAGGCCGTTACAATCTTTGCCCCGATATGAAGTTTTTCGCCACTCCCCCTGTTCACGGCTCTCTTgcaaatcaa GTGGTGCATCCTGCGGATTTGTGTTTTAAACTGCCTGATAATGTGAGTTTAGAAGAAGGGGCAATGTGTGAACCGTTGAGTGTGGGTGTCCATGCTTGTCGGCGTGCTGAGATCGGCCCGGAGACAAATGTGTTAGTCATGGGGGCCGGGCCCATTGGGCTCGTGACCATGCTTGCAGCCCGCGCTTTTGGTGCTCCGAGAATTGTGATTGTGGATGTAGAAGATAGCAGGTTAGCTGTGGCGAAAGAGCTTGGTGCCGATGAGATCATTAAAGTCTCCACTAATATTCAG GATGTAGAAGAGGAAGTGGGATTAATACAGAAAGCCATGGGAGGTGGAGTCGATGTAAGCTTTGACTGTGCAGGTTTCAACAAGACGATGACAACCGCTCTAACCGCCACTCGTCCTGGCGGAAAGGTTTGTCTTGTGGGAATGGGCCACCATGAGATGACGGTCCCTCTTACTCCAGCGGCCGCAAG GGAGGTTGATGTGGTGGGTATTTTCCGGTACAAGAACACATGGCCGTTGTGTTTGGAGTTTCTGAGAAGTGGTAAGATTGATGTGAAGCCGTTGATAACTCATCGATATGGTTTCTCACAAAAGGAGGTTGAAGAAGCTTTCGAGACGAGTGCGCGTGGTGGTAATGCCATCAAGGTTATGTTCAACTTGTGA